One window from the genome of Cyanobacterium sp. T60_A2020_053 encodes:
- a CDS encoding S1 family peptidase has translation MKKSIGLFLGITTGIVFVNSAEAINLSNNSLLNYTFEDVTATDDYFYTPYQEQNISSSQSVTATLKPLLTTFGNPADYVVNTPLFDAVADLRLSLNSGGFARCTGSLIGSDFLLTAAHCLTDLNGTPSVNGVQATFGNGEVLTGQSTFLAPFWTGNLLQGGDLAIIRTTTSALNLTPYEIFTDNPATLFNQAVDKVGVGRAGNGNQGSVLNSGTKRSGQNSYDAFGDLLLTALNAPFSFVSNSQLQYDFDNGNSANDAFGFFSRNNLGLGNNEVSAAPGDSGGPTFTPDGKIMGVTSYGLRLSSSDIDNILNSSFGEIAGDANVSLYTPWIQAVLNNDLGNFDTNNFGNNLTVISPPPEPNNNINSPNPQDPISVPEPHSILSIILTGFSLFISRKK, from the coding sequence ATGAAAAAAAGTATCGGTTTATTTTTGGGCATTACCACTGGAATAGTGTTTGTTAATTCAGCCGAGGCAATTAATTTGTCTAACAATAGCCTATTAAATTACACTTTTGAGGATGTCACCGCTACAGACGATTACTTTTACACTCCCTATCAAGAACAAAATATTAGTAGTAGTCAATCCGTTACCGCTACCCTAAAGCCACTATTAACCACTTTTGGTAATCCTGCTGACTATGTCGTTAATACTCCTCTTTTTGATGCCGTTGCTGATTTAAGACTCAGTTTAAATAGTGGTGGTTTTGCCCGTTGCACTGGGTCCTTAATTGGTAGTGATTTTTTACTAACTGCAGCCCATTGTTTAACTGATTTGAATGGTACACCCTCTGTAAATGGTGTACAAGCGACTTTTGGCAATGGAGAAGTTTTAACAGGTCAAAGTACCTTTTTAGCGCCCTTCTGGACGGGTAATTTATTACAGGGTGGAGATTTAGCTATTATTAGAACCACTACCAGCGCCCTCAACCTTACACCTTACGAAATTTTTACGGATAATCCCGCAACTTTGTTTAATCAAGCCGTGGATAAAGTTGGGGTGGGGCGCGCTGGGAATGGCAATCAAGGCTCAGTATTAAATAGTGGTACGAAAAGAAGTGGTCAAAATAGTTATGATGCTTTTGGCGATTTACTTCTCACTGCCTTAAATGCACCCTTTTCTTTTGTGAGTAATTCACAATTACAATATGATTTTGATAACGGTAATTCTGCCAATGATGCCTTTGGTTTCTTTTCCCGTAATAACTTAGGACTAGGAAATAATGAAGTTAGCGCCGCACCCGGTGATTCTGGTGGCCCTACTTTCACCCCTGATGGTAAAATAATGGGGGTAACTTCTTACGGTTTAAGATTATCCTCATCCGACATTGATAATATCCTAAATTCAAGTTTTGGTGAAATTGCAGGGGATGCTAATGTTTCTCTCTATACACCTTGGATTCAAGCAGTATTAAATAATGACCTTGGCAACTTTGATACCAACAATTTTGGTAATAACTTAACTGTAATTTCACCACCGCCTGAGCCTAATAATAACATCAATAGTCCCAATCCTCAAGACCCTATTAGTGTACCTGAACCACATTCAATTTTAAGCATTATTCTTACCGGATTTAGCCTATTTATCAGTCGTAAAAAATAG